DNA from Dasypus novemcinctus isolate mDasNov1 chromosome 19, mDasNov1.1.hap2, whole genome shotgun sequence:
CCCAGGGGGACCTGGCCATCCCCATCTGACAGCCCTGGCCTTCCCCTGCAGATCCGGGAGGAGATTGACAAGTTCGGGATCCGAGTGTACCAGTTCCCCGAGTGTGACTCAGATGAGGACGAGGACTTCAAGCAGCAGGACCGGGAACTGAAGGTGGGCATGCGGCCTGGGCTGGGAGGTGGGGTGAGATGGCAGAGGGCAGGGCTCTGACCTGGCCAGGACAGTGGTCATTTGCCCAGAGAGAGAATGGGTTCTCTCTACCTAAAGCTAGAGAGCGAGGGGGCCCCGGTCCCTACCTGGCCTTTGGTGGGCAATTTGGGCCCCACCTGGGTACTGAGTGGGTCACAGAGCACCCGCCGGGAGGTCGTCAGTGAAATGCTAATAGGttctttctcctcccccaccctgggctACCAGCCAGGGCCCAGCACAGTGGCCACAGAGCTGTGACATGCCCTTGCTCCCAGAATTCAGAACCCCAGAGAGTGGTGGCTTTGGGCACCCCATGCATCCAGGGTGGGGACAGGTGGGGCCCTTAGGACCAGCCAAACCAGCAGGGGCCTCGGTAGTAGGAGGTAGGGTCCCTGCTCTGGGGAGAGAAAGGGGTCTTAGCTTTTGATGGCTTTTGATGGGGGGTAGGTAGAGGGTCCTGCCTGGGCACCGCCGGGCATAAGCCCGAGGGGTGTCAGCAGGGGCCAAAGAGGGCGGACGCCGGGATCTCTTTGGGGGGAGGTCATTACTGGCCATGGTGGGGGCGTGCCCCCGTTCTGGTGGGCGTGGCCCCcacacctccccctccccaggagaGCGCGCCCTTTGCCGTCATTGGCAGCAACACCGTGGTGGAAGCCAAGGGCCAGAGGGTCCGGGGTCGACTGTACCCCTGGGGGATCGTGGAGGGTGAGTCGGGTCCCGGGGCCGCGGGACGTGGGTGGGCAGGCTCCGCCCCCCCCACCGGCGCCCCTCCCATCGTCGGCTCCCGCCCACAGTGGAGAACCAGGCGCACTGCGACTTCGTGAAGCTGCGCAATATGCTCATCCGCACGCACATGCACGACCTCAAGGACGTCACGTGTGACGTGCACTACGAGAACTACCGAGCGCACTGCATCCAGCAGATGACCAGGtgcgccggccccgccccgccccccaaggCGAGGCCGCGCCCTTCCTGGCCGCGGCCGCCTAGCTCCCTAACGCGCCCCAGGTCCTCGCCGCCGCAACCCGCCCCCCAGCATCGGCCCCCAAGCGCCTTGTGTCCCTCGAGCCAGGGGCCAGCCCACCCCGTGAGGACCCCCGGCAGCGCTGCCCTTCCTTCTCCCGCAGCAAACTGACGCAGGACAGCCGAATGGAGAGCCCCATCCCCATCCTGCCGCTGCCCACCCCGGACGCCGAGACGGAGAAACTCATCCGGATGAAGGACGAAGAGGTaagtgagggagaggaaggggggaaggTGGGAGAGAAAGGGGATGGGGTGAGAGAGGCCCCTCCCATCGCATATCTCACCCCGTGCTCCTTTGCTCCTCCCGCTCTCAGCTGAGGCGCATGCAGGAGATGCTGCAGAAAATGAAGCAGCAAATGCAGGACCAGTGACCCCGCCCAGCGCCACGTGGCCACGGAGAGACTGCCTGCTCCGGCCcgcccctccccacacctcccgGACCCCAGACGGGCATGAACCCGACTTTGGATTTATTTGCCCAGGTCTGGGGCTGGCCTGGACCTGATCCCAATCCCAGAGTTACCTGGACCTGGGACTGCTCCGGGACCCACCCGACCCAGAGATGCGGGCTGCAGGCCCCCCGCCGATCGTAATTTATTCTCAGCATCGAATCCTCTCACCCCCATCATGTGCATCTTTTTCTGAGGGGCCTGGACCACAGCCCCCCACCCATCCCCACCTGGCCTCCTCTGGCCTTGGGAGCAGGATCTAAGTGGGGCGTGACTTCTGACATCCCACCCCCAAAGGGACAGAGCACCCAAACTCCAGGCCCTGCTCAAGGCAGAAGGGGAACGGAGGTGGGGTGTGCGGGGCTGGACTCCAGGCCTACTTCCTACCCCAGTGCCGCAGAGCGGACTTGGGAGGCTCTTGTGTGCCCATTCTGGGTGACCCCAGCCTATGCTGAGACACTCCCCCAACCCTTTGTGCCCGTGAGCACCGGGTCTTTCCTCCCCTTGCTGGAAAGCCCAATGGGAAGGGCGGGCAGCTAAAGCAGTCCGGACCCTCCGACCTCAGGCAGCGGGAAGGCTGCGGGCCAGGCGCAAGCTGGGGCCGGGAGGTCTGTCTCCTCCCCCACTGCCAGTAGCCCGGCTGGTGGGGAGGACCTCGGGCGGGGGCAGCCAGGCCCTGCACCCCCCAAGGTCCCTTCTCCCCCAAAGCACTGAGGGTACCTGTTGTCGAGCCGGGGTCACGAGCCCTTGGCCTCCCTGGCCCTTCCACCCGCATGCCCCTGTTCCTCCAGCCCCTGCTCCGTTTTGTTCGGTTGTGAATGCCACATCCTGTCCTGGTGATAGGAGAACACGGTTGGTGAACGTCGCCGTGGTGTCCGAGTGCTCCTTGCGCCCCGGGAGCGGGTGGGGGCGGAAGTGCGGTGCGGCCGGGGCCTGTCGATAGCCTCTATCTGTGCGGCCGAGCCGCTTGTCCTCAGCCCCCCGGGTTATTTCTGGCCGCGATGTGGTCGCGGCGCGCGCCGGGGCGGGGCGGTCCGGTCGCCCAGTTCTTGGCCCGAGCGTCGCGGGGCGGTCCGGTCGCCCAGTTCTTGGCCCGAGCGTCGCGCCTCACAGCCAGTCGGGCCGCCGTCCTCTCGCCATGGGCTCGGGTGAGTCTGAGGTCCGGCGAAGCCACCAGCCAGGCCCCGGACGCTTCCCGGGCTACACCGGGTCGCGACGCGCTTGGTCGTTTGGCCCCAGGGGACTTGTAACCAGGGCGCGGGGCTGTCGGGGCGTTCGGGGACCGGGTTCGGCTCACCCGGGCGCTTCCCTTCCAGGGCTGCGCGGGGCGCTGagcctgctgctcctgctgctggcGCCGCCGAGCCGCCCGGTCGCGGGCTGTCCGGCTCCGTGCAACTGCGCCGGGACGCTAGTGGACTGCGGGCGTCGCGGGCTGACGCAGGACTCGCTGCCCGCCGCTTTCCCCCCGGATACCACCGATCTGGTGCTGACCGGCAACAACCTGACGGCGCTGCCGCCGGGACTGCTGGACGCGCTCCCCGCGCTGCGCACCGCGCACCTG
Protein-coding regions in this window:
- the SEPTIN5 gene encoding septin-5 isoform X2; this encodes MVAGESGLGKSTLVHSLFLTDLYKDRKLLSAEERISQTVEILKHTVDIEEKGVKLKLTIVDTPGFGDAVNNSECWKPITDYVDQQFEQYFRDESGLNRKNIQDNRVHCCLYFISPFGHGLRPVDVGFMKALHEKVNIVPLIAKADCLVPSEIRKLKERIREEIDKFGIRVYQFPECDSDEDEDFKQQDRELKESAPFAVIGSNTVVEAKGQRVRGRLYPWGIVEVENQAHCDFVKLRNMLIRTHMHDLKDVTCDVHYENYRAHCIQQMTSKLTQDSRMESPIPILPLPTPDAETEKLIRMKDEELRRMQEMLQKMKQQMQDQ
- the GP1BB gene encoding platelet glycoprotein Ib beta chain isoform X2; its protein translation is MGSGESEVRRSHQPGPGRFPGYTGSRRAWSFGPRGLVTRARGCRGVRGPGSAHPGASLPGLRGALSLLLLLLAPPSRPVAGCPAPCNCAGTLVDCGRRGLTQDSLPAAFPPDTTDLVLTGNNLTALPPGLLDALPALRTAHLGANPWRCDCRLVPLRAWLAGRPERRFYRDLRCAAPPELRGRLLSYLTEDELRAACRPGALCRGAFLAQLALLGLGLLHALLLALLLHRLRGLRARARRESPWRVPLAAEPAAEGES